In Mycolicibacterium gadium, the genomic window CGGATGGTTTCGGCGATCCGCTGAAGTGCGGCGTGAAGCTTCACCGACTCGGCGTTCCACCGATCCACGACGTCGTGAAAGCGAGATGCGGCCACGCCACCCCAGACCGATGGCGGCACACCACCCATGCGGCCGATGAATGACTGCAGCATCGCCCTGATTTCCTCATTGCGCGCATCCGTCTTTCCGGCGATGGCCGCCATCAGGTCGAAGTCGGTGTTGAGTGCGCCACCTGCCGGTGTCGTCATCGATGTCCTTCCGTCGGTCCGTGTTGTTATTGAGTTCGACGCGATCGGCGCCCATTCGGTTCCATCAGATTTGCGGTCATTCTCGAGACACCGCATGCGCGGAGCGAATCGCGCCTTCGCAGGCCTGCTTTACGAGGTGTTCGCGACCCGGCGCGCTCTGGCAGCCGATCGCGATGCGGGTGGCCCCCTCGACCAACACGGTCCACGCCACGTGGCGGTCCGACCGAACCTCTCGATACGTCACCGCATCGCGGTCCGCGCGACGAGCCGACGGGTTGAAGTCGACGAAAGCGCCGTCGGGCGCCTCGGCGAAGGCTGCGTGCAGAGAATCCGCGGTATCCGCGAGGCTGGACGACAGCGGAGCGACGGACTGCGTGATCTGCAGGGCGATCTCCGGCTCCGTCGGTGAAACCACTTGTACCCGAGCCGATCCCGGGCCGGAGGTGATGCGCCGCGCGGTCCACGCAGTGGGCACCATCACACCGACTCTGCCCTCGACGAGCAAGGTCATCGGCACCGCCTCGGACTGCGGCTCCTCGTCATGTATGGCGGCCAACCCACCACACAGCACCACCGTCGATAGCGTGCCGAACAGCACCGCCAGGGCCTTGCGTTCGCGGACTCGGACGGCAGTGGCCGGCTGAGGTGACCGGTGTTCCTTCGCTGCGCGCAGTACCCAACCGTCGTCCGCGATTCTGACGGGCACGCCGATCGTCCGCATGCGCCTTGCGATCAGCGAGGCGAGGACGTCGGCGCCGGGTACCGACGCCGGGGCGTCCACCAGAACGCCCGCGGGCGCAGCGACGGCCGCCGCTACCGCATCGGCATCCGCAGCCGACTCCTGCCGCGGCACGACCGCGACGATCGAGTCTGCGACGGTCACCACCACGACATCCCCGGTGATCTCGACAATCGTCGTCTCAGCCGGAATCCCCTCCCGCAGCATCGCAATTCGCTCCACCATGACGATCTCCGCCGCCACCATGTGCGCGGCCCGTCGCACCGTGTCGATTCGCGTTGGCGACCACCATGCCGGGCAGACGACGACTGCGGTGTCGACGCCTGCTCCAGTGACTGCTCGCATCACGTCTTCCCACACGTCGCGTACCGGCACCGGGCGATCGTCGAGCAACGCGAGCTCGTCATCCACCATGTGGAGAGCAACCGAAACCCATTCCGGCGAAACATCGTTGGGTCCCCGGATCGTCGCCGGTCCCACCTCGATGAGGACTTCGCTCATGGTGGATCTGTCCAGGCGACCTGGACGAGCTGGTTCGCATCACCCCGGGTGATCAACGTTCCCCGACCAGGCGGCAGCGCCGATGGTTTCACCGTTCCGAGCAGTACACCTTCTTCCGCGCTTGCGCTCATCATCAAACCCATGCAGCCGAGCTCGCGCATCCTCGCCAGGACGGGATCGAACATCGCGCGCGCAGCCCCCCCGGAGCGCCGGGCGACGACGACATGAAGCCCGAGATCTAGGGCGTGCGGCAAGAATTCGGCGAGCGGTGCCAGCGGGTTTCCCGTCGCGCCCGCCACCAGGTCATAGTCGTCGATGACCAGGTAGATGTCCGGCCCCGTCCACCAGGAGCGCGTCCGCAACTGCTGCTGGGTGACGTTATCGCCTGGCATGCGCGCCTCGAGTCTGTCGATAATCGCCGGCAGCCGCGACGTCAGCGAAGCCGGTGACATCGCGTAGCCGCTCAGATGTTCGGACTCGACCACGCCCAGCAGAGCCCTACGAAAGTCGATGATCTCGAGTTGAACCTCGTCGGCGGTGCTGCCGCGGATCAACTCAAGACACAGCAGCCGCAGAGTCGCGGTCTTTCCACACGCAACGTCGCCGAGCACGAGCAGATGCGGCTGTTCGGCGAAATCGAGCTCGACGGCGCTCAATTCGCGTTCGCCGACCCCGAGCACCACACCGCCGTCCTCGAGTTCCTCACGAGGCACCTGAGTCGGCAGCAGTCGGACCACCGGTGCAGTGCTCGGTGCCCACCGGTCGCGCAGGCGTCGGGTGTCGGCGGTGATCGCCTCGGCAAGTCCGTTCACGGTCGGTACGCCGTCCCACCGCGGCAATGCGACCGCGAATTCGCGGCCGCTCGGCGTGATACCGCGACCGGGTGGTCGTCCGGAAAGGTCGCGCGCACGCTTGCGATCCATCTCGGATTCGGCGGGGTCACCGAGACGCAGCTCAATGCGAGTCGCGATCTGATCCTTCAGGGCAGGCCGTAGCTCGGCCCACCGCGACGCGGTGATGACCACGTGTACGCCGAACGAAAGGCCCTGGGCAGCAATCGCAGTGATGGTTCCTTCGAGATGGTCGAACTCCTGCCGCAGCGTCGCCCAGCCGTCGATGACCAAAAACACGTCGCCGAACCGATCGGCCTTATGACGGCGATAGGCGGCCATTGAATCGACGGCCAGCCGACGGAACAGCGACTCCCGCGTCCGCATCACCGATGTCACCACCGCGACCGTGCGGCGACACAGGTCGCCGTCCAGACGTCCGGCCATTGATCCCACATGCGGCAGGTCGCGCAGTGACGACAAGGCTCCACCGCCGAAGTCGAGGCAGTAGAACCCGACGTCCGCGGGATCATGGTGCTCCGCGAGCGCCAGCACCATGGTCCGTAACGCCGTCGACTTTCCGGACCGTGGTGCACCGACGATTGCGACGTTGCCTGCCGCGCCGTCCAATTCGACGACGAACGGATCGCGACGCTGTTCGTACGGCTTGTCCACCAGGCCGATTGGCACCGTCAACCGGTGAGGACCGGGCCCCGGCAGCAAGGCATCCAGGGTCGGCGACTGCGTCAGCGGCGGCAACCACACCTGATGCGCGGCCGCACCGCGGCCGGCCACCCGGTCCAGCACCGTGTCCAAAACGGTTCGAGTCGGCGGCCGCGGCTCGATATCGGCCTTTTCGCTGGGAGTATCGACCGTCGCGGCCGTGAACAGTCGAGCAGGTGATGCCGTCGATGTGCGCTCGGTACACGACTCGCGGCCAGCGCCCGAGACGAAGGCGGTCTGGAACCCTACGAGATCTCCCGAGGCGGACTTGAGATAGGCCGATCCAGGCGTGCTGGGCAGATGGTAGGCGTCGGGGACGCCGAGGACCGCTCGAGATTCACCGGCTGAGAAGGTCTTCAGGCAGATCCGATACGACAGATGTGTCTCGAGGCCGCGAAGTCTGCCTTCGTCGAGCCGTTGGCTGGCGAGCAGGAGATGCATGCCCAGTGACCGACCCAGCCGTCCGATCGCCACGAATAGTTCGGCGAAGTCGGGATGCTGGCTGAGCAGTTCGGAGAATTCGTCGACCAAAATGAACAACGCGGGCATCGGCGGCAAGTGGGCGCCATGGGACCGTGCACGCTGATATTCGGCGAGACTGGCGAATCGTCCGGCAGCCCGAAGTACCTCCTGGCGCCGGTTCATCTCGCCCAGAAGCGCGTCGTTCATCCGGCTGACGAGGTGTGCTTCACCGGCCAGGTTGGTGATGACGGCACCGACGTGCCTGGCGCGCTCCATGCCGACGAATGTCGCACCGCCCTTGAAGTCCACGAGGATGAGGTTGAGGGCATCGGGCGGGTGAGACGCGATCATCCCGAGAGCCAATGTGCGCAGCAGTTCAGACTTGCCCGACCCCGTTGCGCCCACGCACAATCCGTGCGGCCCCATGCCACCCCGGGCTGCCTCGTTGATGTCCAGAAGTACGCGGGTTCCGTTGTCCGCGAATCCCATCGGAACCGGCACGATGCGTCCATCACCGGTTGCCCGCCAGAGCTTCTCGGGATCGTTCTCTCCGATACCCATCAGATCCGTCCAGTCGATCCCTCGCTTCTGGCCGTCGTTCGCCGCTGCGGTGGTGAGCCGGTAACGGGCGAGACGACGAGCGCACGCCGTCGCCTGTGCCACCGTCAACAGATCAGGCCTCGCATAGACCTCTTCGTCACCCCGCCCGTGGACGACCAGGACTTCCTCGGTGACGCGCAGCTGCAGCCGCTCTCCAATGGCGACGGCAGCTCGCGATGACTCGATCCGAAGTTCAAGCCCTTCTGCGCGGTCCAGGACTCTCACGATGTCACGCCGGGGTGCACCAGCGCGCGAGTACCGCTGGTGCGGAAGCCATTTCAGCCAATCCCATTCGGGGCGCGGATCAGCGACAATGGCGACGTCGTCAGGGCCGTGAAAGACAGCGAGCTGACATATGGCGGCTCGGAGGAATGCCCGTGCGGCCTCTGCGTCACCGTCGAGGGTGATCGCCGAAAACCTGCGCAGCGCCAGCGTGATCGGCACATCGGTTACAACTGACCGGCAACGAATCAGCCGCCGTACCGCGTTGACCGTGACGGGATCCTGCTCGTCGGTGCCGTCGAGTTCCGGCTCGGTCAACGCGGTGGACAGGGGTTCCTCACCGATCCCCACCCGGATGACACCGTAATCCGGGCCATCCGGTGTTCGCTCCCACATCCGTCCGCTACCCGTCAGGGTCCACAGCGCGCCGGGTTCAGGGTGGTGCCACCGCAGCGACTCGCGTTGCGCATCGGCAACGCCTTCGGCCTCACGGTCGAGGTGGTCGAGGTAGTCGAGGTACTTCTGCCGACCCCGGTTGATCTCAGTGGTGGTGCCGGTTCCCCTGGCGCCGTACACCAGCGACCCGAGCACCGAGGTCAGCATCATCACGGGGAAGAACATGTACATCGGGTTGCGCATCGACTGCCCACCCGATGTGAAATAGACCGCCATCATCCCGACGGCCGCGACGAGCATGGCCAGCGGCAGGAGGCGGGCGAGCGGGTTCTGCGGCGTCGGCGCCGGCAGCAGCGGTGGAGCTTCGACGAGGACAGCGCCGTCGGGCAAGGGCGGGGGCGGCACGCGCGGTTGACGTACGAATTCCATCGAAGAATGGACGCCGTCGCGGTGATTCCGGTTCCATCCCCAGCCGATCGAATTGGCGCGATCGCCTTCCCGCGGAGGCGGTTACGGTTGACGCGGCTGAGTGAAGGGGGACTTGATGCCAGATTCGCTGTGTCGGCTGACCGTGGCGTCCTGCACCGATGACGCACATCGCGCGGTCGATCTGGAGCTGCCGGCAAATGTGGGCGTCGGTGAGCTCGTGCCGCAGATCGTCGATCTTGTTCACCGCGATAGCACGCCGACACCGGGCCTCGACTGGGTGCTGTCGAAGCTGGGCGACCCTCCGCTGACCGAGTCGGAATCCCTGTACGACAACGATGTTCGCGACGGTGATCTGTTGGTCCTGACGACAACCGAGCCCGCGCCTGCCGAACGTTCCTCGTGCGACCCCTGCCACGCCATGGCGGCGGGCCGAACTACCGCGCCGCGGATGCTGCCGGCCATCGCGTGTGAGTTGCTCGGCGGCTGTGGTGCGGCGGTGTTGGCTTGGCCGGCAGCGGGCGTTGCGATCAGTAGCCGCATCGTCGTTGGCGCGTGCCTCGCGGTCGCCGCCGGGGTCGGGGCGGTCATCATTAGGCGGCTACGCGGCGACCCCCTGATATGCGTGACGCTGAGCCTGATCGCGGTGCTCTACGCGGGGGCTACCGGATTTCTGACGGTACGGACAGGCACGGCGGTATCCGGCCTCCTGCTGGCGTCCGCGGCCGTATTCGCTGCAGCGATTCTCCTGCTGCGTATGACGAACTGCGGCAGAACATGTTTGACGGCGCTAGCCGCGGCGGCCGTGCTGGTGTCGGCCACTGCGGCCGCTGCCGTGTCGTGGGGTCTGCAGCTGAGCGCGGGCGGCGCGACGCTCGTCGGTCTGTCCCTCGCGACGCTGGGTGTCACGCCCAGGCTGGCGATGGCTTTCACCGGCATCACACCGGACGCCGCGCCCAACGTCAGGCGTTGTCACCAAACATTGACTGGACTGGTGGCGGGATCGTCGGCGGGCGGCGCGCTCGGTGCGATAGCGGTTGCCGTCGGGGAGGTCCGTGATGCGGGTTCGGCGTTCCGCGGGACGTCCTTCATCGCGATGGTCGCATTGGTGCTCCTGCTGCGCGTGCGCACCCATGTCGATGCGACGCGCCGCGCGAGCCTCGCAGGCGCTGGAGTGCTCTGTCTCCTCGCGGGTTTCGCTGCGGCCGCGGTTGCCGCACCGGGTCACGCGCATGTGATCAGTGTGCTCGCCGCGTCCACGGGTGCCGCCGCACTGGGCAGCATCGTCAGGCAGACGGTGAGTCCGATCGCGCTGCGCACCGTCGAGGTCCTCGAGTGCGTCGCGATCGCGGCAGTCATCCCCATGGCCTGCTGGGTCGGGGGGATCTACGGCTGGGCGCGGGGAATGAACCTCATATGACGGCGGTCGCACGACTGGTCGCCGCCAGCGCGCTTGCGGTCTGGCCGCTGTGGACCGCGCCGGCCTCCGGCGCGGTGACACCACCGGCCGTCGATATGGCGCTACTGCCCAAGCCGGGTTCTCCCGCACCTCCGCAACTCACCGAACAACAGGGGCAATGTGCCGGCGGCACCATTCGCATCGAGAGCCCGGCCGACGGGCCGCTGAGAGCTCTCCGCTTACCGGATGTCTGGCCACTCACGCGCGGCGCGGGCCAAACGATCGCGGTCATCGATACCGGAGTATCGCGACACCGCCTGCTCCCCCGCCTCGTCCCCGGCGGCGACTACGTGTCATCCGGTGACGGCACTGCGGACTGCGACGGCCACGGCACTATTGTCGCCGGCATAATCGGCGCCTCGCCCGATACCGACGGCGCTTTCAGCGGCATCGCACCAGACGCCACGATCATCGGTATCCGTCAGTCCAGCAACAAGTTCCGGGCAGCTGACGATCCGGCCGGCCTAGGGTTCGGCGATGTCGACACCCTCGCGATGGCCGTACGCACCGCTGCCGACATGGGTGCCACAGTGATCAACCTGTCGACCGTCGCCTGCCTGGCTGCCGATGACGTCCTGGATGACCGTGCCCTCGGGGCGGCGCTGGCTTACGCGGTCGACATCAAGAACGCGGTGGTGGTGGCCGCCGCCGGGAACGTGGGGTCGGCCGGCCAGTGCCCCGAACAGAATCCGACGGCCGACCCCCTTAGGCCAGGCAGCCCCGACTGGTCCAACGTGAAAACGGTGGCGACTCCCGGTTGGTATGACGATTACGTGCTCACTGTGGGCTCGGTGGGCCGCGACGGCCCTTCTTCGTTCAGCCTCGCAGGACCGTGGGTCGACGTCGCCGCGATAGCCGAAGACGTCGTGTCACTGGACCCCGACGGCGAGGGATTGATCGACAGACTCGCGACAAGCGGTGATGAGTCACCGATCTCCGGCACGAGTTACGCCGCACCGGTGGTGAGTGGAATCGTCGCGCTGGTGCGGTCGCGATCACCCGAACTGACTGCGCGACAGGTCATGCAACGCATCGAAGACACTGCGCACCGGCCGACTGCGGGCTGGGATCCCATCGTCGGCCACGGGACCGTCGACGCCATGGCCGCGGTGAGCGCAGGCCCGGGTTCCGTACCGGGACGACGCTCGAACGCGTCGCAGATGACGACGATTCCCCCGTCCGGGCCAGCCGAACCGTCCGCAGACTTCGCAACGCGTGCTGCCGCGGTCTGTGTCACCGCGTCCATCGCAGTGGTGGCGATGTCGGCGGTGGCGACTCGGCTACGCCGACGGACCGACGCTGTCCCGCCCGACTGATGCAGCCTCGATGCTGAGTTCGGGGCCGCGCGGTAGTTGAGCAATCAGCGCCCATGGTGCGGGCACCGGGTTGGTCAGCCCCAGGCGGGTGGCCGCATCCGTGTCACGCACGCCGAACACCACTCCGGAGTCGTTGACGAAGAACAGCGCTCCTGTCGTCGCGCTCTCGCCGGACACACTTGTCGCACGCACGAAAGCGCTTCGCCCCGGCGGCATCGAGAAGCGGTCGACACGTGGGCCTGCGTCGTCGCCCTGCGCCAGCGGCACGCCTGCAGCGTCATCGGACGGCAGCGAGTCACCCACGA contains:
- a CDS encoding WXG100 family type VII secretion target; amino-acid sequence: MTTPAGGALNTDFDLMAAIAGKTDARNEEIRAMLQSFIGRMGGVPPSVWGGVAASRFHDVVDRWNAESVKLHAALQRIAETIRLNQQTLREAADTHSHQISAVATNL
- a CDS encoding type VII secretion-associated protein, with the translated sequence MSEVLIEVGPATIRGPNDVSPEWVSVALHMVDDELALLDDRPVPVRDVWEDVMRAVTGAGVDTAVVVCPAWWSPTRIDTVRRAAHMVAAEIVMVERIAMLREGIPAETTIVEITGDVVVVTVADSIVAVVPRQESAADADAVAAAVAAPAGVLVDAPASVPGADVLASLIARRMRTIGVPVRIADDGWVLRAAKEHRSPQPATAVRVRERKALAVLFGTLSTVVLCGGLAAIHDEEPQSEAVPMTLLVEGRVGVMVPTAWTARRITSGPGSARVQVVSPTEPEIALQITQSVAPLSSSLADTADSLHAAFAEAPDGAFVDFNPSARRADRDAVTYREVRSDRHVAWTVLVEGATRIAIGCQSAPGREHLVKQACEGAIRSAHAVSRE
- the eccCa gene encoding type VII secretion protein EccCa, whose product is MEFVRQPRVPPPPLPDGAVLVEAPPLLPAPTPQNPLARLLPLAMLVAAVGMMAVYFTSGGQSMRNPMYMFFPVMMLTSVLGSLVYGARGTGTTTEINRGRQKYLDYLDHLDREAEGVADAQRESLRWHHPEPGALWTLTGSGRMWERTPDGPDYGVIRVGIGEEPLSTALTEPELDGTDEQDPVTVNAVRRLIRCRSVVTDVPITLALRRFSAITLDGDAEAARAFLRAAICQLAVFHGPDDVAIVADPRPEWDWLKWLPHQRYSRAGAPRRDIVRVLDRAEGLELRIESSRAAVAIGERLQLRVTEEVLVVHGRGDEEVYARPDLLTVAQATACARRLARYRLTTAAANDGQKRGIDWTDLMGIGENDPEKLWRATGDGRIVPVPMGFADNGTRVLLDINEAARGGMGPHGLCVGATGSGKSELLRTLALGMIASHPPDALNLILVDFKGGATFVGMERARHVGAVITNLAGEAHLVSRMNDALLGEMNRRQEVLRAAGRFASLAEYQRARSHGAHLPPMPALFILVDEFSELLSQHPDFAELFVAIGRLGRSLGMHLLLASQRLDEGRLRGLETHLSYRICLKTFSAGESRAVLGVPDAYHLPSTPGSAYLKSASGDLVGFQTAFVSGAGRESCTERTSTASPARLFTAATVDTPSEKADIEPRPPTRTVLDTVLDRVAGRGAAAHQVWLPPLTQSPTLDALLPGPGPHRLTVPIGLVDKPYEQRRDPFVVELDGAAGNVAIVGAPRSGKSTALRTMVLALAEHHDPADVGFYCLDFGGGALSSLRDLPHVGSMAGRLDGDLCRRTVAVVTSVMRTRESLFRRLAVDSMAAYRRHKADRFGDVFLVIDGWATLRQEFDHLEGTITAIAAQGLSFGVHVVITASRWAELRPALKDQIATRIELRLGDPAESEMDRKRARDLSGRPPGRGITPSGREFAVALPRWDGVPTVNGLAEAITADTRRLRDRWAPSTAPVVRLLPTQVPREELEDGGVVLGVGERELSAVELDFAEQPHLLVLGDVACGKTATLRLLCLELIRGSTADEVQLEIIDFRRALLGVVESEHLSGYAMSPASLTSRLPAIIDRLEARMPGDNVTQQQLRTRSWWTGPDIYLVIDDYDLVAGATGNPLAPLAEFLPHALDLGLHVVVARRSGGAARAMFDPVLARMRELGCMGLMMSASAEEGVLLGTVKPSALPPGRGTLITRGDANQLVQVAWTDPP
- the eccD gene encoding type VII secretion integral membrane protein EccD; amino-acid sequence: MPDSLCRLTVASCTDDAHRAVDLELPANVGVGELVPQIVDLVHRDSTPTPGLDWVLSKLGDPPLTESESLYDNDVRDGDLLVLTTTEPAPAERSSCDPCHAMAAGRTTAPRMLPAIACELLGGCGAAVLAWPAAGVAISSRIVVGACLAVAAGVGAVIIRRLRGDPLICVTLSLIAVLYAGATGFLTVRTGTAVSGLLLASAAVFAAAILLLRMTNCGRTCLTALAAAAVLVSATAAAAVSWGLQLSAGGATLVGLSLATLGVTPRLAMAFTGITPDAAPNVRRCHQTLTGLVAGSSAGGALGAIAVAVGEVRDAGSAFRGTSFIAMVALVLLLRVRTHVDATRRASLAGAGVLCLLAGFAAAAVAAPGHAHVISVLAASTGAAALGSIVRQTVSPIALRTVEVLECVAIAAVIPMACWVGGIYGWARGMNLI
- the mycP gene encoding type VII secretion-associated serine protease mycosin, with product MTAVARLVAASALAVWPLWTAPASGAVTPPAVDMALLPKPGSPAPPQLTEQQGQCAGGTIRIESPADGPLRALRLPDVWPLTRGAGQTIAVIDTGVSRHRLLPRLVPGGDYVSSGDGTADCDGHGTIVAGIIGASPDTDGAFSGIAPDATIIGIRQSSNKFRAADDPAGLGFGDVDTLAMAVRTAADMGATVINLSTVACLAADDVLDDRALGAALAYAVDIKNAVVVAAAGNVGSAGQCPEQNPTADPLRPGSPDWSNVKTVATPGWYDDYVLTVGSVGRDGPSSFSLAGPWVDVAAIAEDVVSLDPDGEGLIDRLATSGDESPISGTSYAAPVVSGIVALVRSRSPELTARQVMQRIEDTAHRPTAGWDPIVGHGTVDAMAAVSAGPGSVPGRRSNASQMTTIPPSGPAEPSADFATRAAAVCVTASIAVVAMSAVATRLRRRTDAVPPD